A genomic region of Nostoc sp. UHCC 0702 contains the following coding sequences:
- a CDS encoding DUF4102 domain-containing protein, whose product MVDELIRLRVEQVDNNPTAPEQFPHRCGFFVREQTDTVDAPEHNYYVREQVKSATPVTPCVREQKPVIQVAPEHTHWVEEYWVQRGAKKHKYFRYCWMEGRKIRRCHIGGGNVKSALVQQRKAAVEFALADGQTPSEIEKLIHSSR is encoded by the coding sequence ATGGTCGATGAATTGATTCGGCTGCGTGTTGAACAGGTTGATAACAACCCAACTGCTCCCGAACAATTCCCACACAGATGCGGCTTTTTTGTTCGGGAGCAAACTGATACCGTCGATGCTCCCGAACATAATTATTATGTTCGGGAGCAAGTAAAATCAGCTACACCTGTTACACCTTGTGTTCGGGAGCAAAAACCAGTTATTCAAGTTGCTCCCGAACACACTCATTGGGTTGAGGAGTACTGGGTGCAGCGCGGCGCCAAAAAGCATAAATACTTTCGCTACTGCTGGATGGAGGGACGGAAGATCCGGCGCTGCCACATTGGCGGCGGTAACGTAAAATCAGCCCTAGTGCAACAGCGAAAAGCAGCTGTTGAGTTTGCTCTAGCAGATGGTCAAACCCCAAGTGAGATTGAAAAGTTGATTCACTCGTCACGTTAG